The following are encoded in a window of Arthrobacter antioxidans genomic DNA:
- a CDS encoding IniB N-terminal domain-containing protein has product MTTLASDLLDFLMNLFNDEEAAREFISDPEAVLAGAGLGDVCSDDVDAVLPVVLDYAPVSFDRTYDTGGNSSGDVAPGAPGKDGDDGWDGAPGRDGWDGAPGRDGDDGRDGKDGDDGKDGDDGKDGKDGKDGKDDHGHGHDDDKDDHGHDDSDHGHAVQQLLHIVNNYSYTTSVDDRDTITDQSVNQNIWADGDVTQWFDNEAIVASGDRAVAADGDAKVDNSVDNSDDHSQDHSTNVHAGGSSNVAIGNTNDSYNDNSDNSDRSDNSIEDSYNDNSDNSLEDSYNDNSDNSDRSDNSVDTDIDVDIEDSLNTDNSDRSDNSVEDSYNDNSDNTDVDVRIEDSFTAEQTTTTTDNSLTDSYNDNSDTTEVEVEIEDSFTQDESINTDVEIEDSFTATDNSRDDFTSIDDSAFFVDNEVDVELETEIEVEDSSL; this is encoded by the coding sequence ATGACTACTCTCGCCTCAGACCTCCTCGACTTCCTGATGAACCTCTTCAACGACGAGGAGGCGGCCCGTGAATTCATCAGCGACCCCGAAGCCGTCCTGGCCGGCGCCGGCCTCGGCGACGTCTGCAGCGACGACGTCGACGCCGTCCTGCCCGTGGTCCTGGACTATGCGCCGGTCAGCTTCGACCGCACCTACGACACCGGCGGGAACTCCTCCGGCGATGTCGCCCCCGGTGCTCCCGGCAAGGACGGCGACGACGGTTGGGACGGTGCTCCCGGCAGGGACGGCTGGGACGGTGCTCCCGGCAGGGACGGCGACGACGGCAGGGACGGCAAGGACGGCGACGACGGCAAGGACGGCGACGACGGCAAGGACGGCAAGGACGGCAAGGATGGCAAGGACGACCACGGTCACGGTCACGACGACGACAAGGACGACCACGGTCACGACGACAGCGATCACGGCCACGCGGTCCAGCAGCTGCTGCACATCGTCAACAACTACTCGTACACCACGTCCGTGGACGACCGCGACACCATCACCGACCAGTCCGTGAACCAGAACATCTGGGCCGACGGCGACGTCACCCAGTGGTTCGACAACGAGGCCATCGTTGCCTCCGGCGACCGGGCGGTCGCGGCGGACGGCGACGCCAAGGTCGACAACTCGGTGGACAACTCCGACGACCACTCGCAGGACCACTCCACCAACGTCCACGCCGGCGGCTCCTCGAATGTCGCCATCGGCAACACCAACGACTCCTACAACGACAATTCGGACAACTCGGACCGCTCCGACAACTCGATCGAGGACTCGTACAACGACAACTCCGACAACTCCCTGGAGGACTCGTACAACGACAACTCCGACAACTCCGACCGCTCGGACAACTCGGTGGACACCGACATCGACGTCGACATCGAGGACTCCCTCAACACCGACAACTCCGACCGCTCGGACAACTCGGTCGAGGATTCGTACAACGACAACTCCGACAACACCGACGTCGATGTGAGGATCGAGGACTCGTTCACGGCGGAGCAGACGACGACCACGACGGACAACTCCCTGACGGACTCGTACAACGACAACTCGGACACCACCGAGGTCGAGGTGGAGATCGAGGACTCGTTCACCCAGGACGAGTCGATCAACACCGACGTGGAGATCGAGGACTCCTTCACCGCGACCGACAACTCGAGGGACGACTTCACGTCCATCGACGACTCCGCGTTCTTCGTCGACAACGAGGTGGATGTCGAGCTGGAGACCGAGATCGAGGTCGAGGATTCCTCGCTCTGA
- a CDS encoding dynamin family protein: MEQLIGEYHVDDLIPLVKSGLALVVTGDRADLRHRLQQTLGRLANPDIRVIVVGEFKQGKSKLINALVNAPVCPVDDDIATSVPTVVGFGDPASAAVLIPRTDGGSDQDAVERRAIALEDIAGFVSERGNPSNRQGLASAEVLLPRRLLADGLSIIDSPGVGGLESAHALTTLTALPTADAMLLVSDASQEYTEPELRFLRQATRIVPNVGCVLSKTDLYPQWRAVADLDRGHLSEAGIPAPLIPVSSDLRLFASQTRDVELNRESGFPELIGYLRNEVVGKAQALRRKSVAQDLLSTADHLRLSVTAELQALQDPEGVPLLLADLEEAKERADQQRKRSSRWQTTLNDGASDLISDMEHDLRDRLRSIQREAEAAIDEGDPGLVWDQFAEWLEQRVASAVSDTFVWTNERSQWLAEQVAELFTLDEVPLPLLEVSSTDGVLAPVEEVPFLDPGHVSAAGKVLIGMRGSYGGVLMFGLLTGIIGMSLINPLSVGAGLLLGRKAYREDKDARLKRRQGEAKSLVRRQMDDVVFQVGKQLKDRLRLVQREIRDHFGALAEEHHRSLADSVAAAQRSASTFRQERESRITELKAQLAAIDRLHAQAGRLLPEPAQPDGDPTGVVGAPA, translated from the coding sequence ATGGAACAACTCATAGGGGAATATCACGTGGATGATCTCATTCCGCTCGTGAAGAGCGGCCTCGCGCTGGTCGTCACCGGCGACCGCGCGGACCTGCGCCACCGGCTGCAGCAGACGCTCGGACGCCTGGCCAATCCGGACATCCGCGTGATCGTGGTGGGGGAGTTCAAACAGGGCAAGAGCAAGCTCATCAATGCGCTCGTGAACGCCCCGGTCTGTCCTGTCGACGACGACATCGCCACCTCCGTGCCCACCGTGGTGGGCTTCGGGGATCCCGCCAGCGCCGCGGTGCTGATACCCCGCACGGACGGCGGTTCGGACCAGGACGCCGTCGAGCGCCGCGCGATCGCCCTCGAGGACATCGCCGGGTTCGTCTCCGAACGGGGCAACCCGTCCAACCGGCAGGGCCTCGCCTCGGCGGAGGTCCTCCTCCCGCGACGGCTCCTGGCCGACGGGCTGTCGATCATCGACTCCCCGGGGGTGGGCGGCCTCGAGTCGGCCCATGCCCTGACCACCCTCACCGCCCTGCCCACGGCCGATGCCATGCTCCTCGTCTCCGATGCCTCCCAGGAGTACACGGAGCCCGAGCTCCGCTTCCTCAGGCAGGCCACGCGGATCGTCCCGAACGTCGGCTGCGTGCTCTCCAAGACGGACCTGTACCCGCAGTGGCGTGCCGTCGCCGACCTCGACCGCGGCCATCTCTCGGAGGCGGGGATCCCGGCCCCGCTGATCCCGGTCTCCTCCGACCTCCGCCTGTTCGCATCGCAGACCAGGGACGTGGAGCTGAACCGGGAGTCGGGGTTCCCGGAGCTCATCGGCTACCTCCGCAACGAGGTGGTGGGCAAGGCGCAGGCCCTGCGCCGGAAGTCGGTGGCACAGGACCTGCTCTCCACGGCCGATCACCTGCGCCTGTCCGTCACGGCCGAGCTGCAGGCACTCCAGGACCCCGAGGGCGTGCCCCTCCTCCTCGCCGACCTCGAGGAGGCCAAGGAGCGGGCGGACCAGCAGCGGAAGCGATCCTCCCGCTGGCAGACCACCCTCAACGACGGCGCGTCCGACCTCATCAGCGACATGGAGCACGATCTCCGCGACCGGCTCCGGTCCATCCAGCGTGAAGCCGAGGCCGCCATCGACGAGGGGGATCCCGGGCTCGTCTGGGACCAGTTCGCCGAGTGGCTCGAGCAGCGCGTGGCCTCCGCCGTGTCCGACACCTTCGTGTGGACGAACGAGCGCTCGCAGTGGCTCGCCGAGCAGGTGGCCGAGCTGTTCACGCTCGACGAGGTCCCGCTGCCGCTGCTGGAGGTCTCCAGTACGGACGGCGTCCTCGCCCCCGTGGAGGAGGTGCCGTTCCTCGACCCCGGGCACGTGAGCGCCGCGGGCAAGGTCCTGATCGGCATGCGGGGGTCCTACGGCGGTGTGCTGATGTTCGGCCTGCTCACCGGCATCATCGGCATGTCCCTCATCAATCCGCTCTCGGTCGGCGCCGGGCTCCTGCTCGGCCGCAAGGCGTACCGCGAGGACAAGGACGCCCGGCTGAAGCGTCGCCAGGGCGAGGCGAAGAGCCTGGTGCGGCGCCAGATGGACGACGTCGTGTTCCAGGTGGGCAAGCAGCTCAAGGACCGGTTGCGGCTCGTCCAGCGCGAGATCCGCGACCACTTCGGCGCCCTCGCCGAGGAGCATCACCGCTCCCTGGCGGACTCCGTCGCCGCGGCGCAGCGGTCGGCGTCCACCTTCCGGCAGGAACGCGAGTCGCGCATCACCGAATTGAAGGCCCAGCTCGCCGCGATCGACCGCCTGCACGCGCAGGCCGGGCGCCTCCTGCCGGAGCCCGCGCAGCCCGACGGCGACCCCACCGGCGTCGTGGGAGCGCCCGCGTGA
- a CDS encoding dynamin family protein: MRDSGAVEALLADALRIYDDDPAVRAELEGYARRLREPLRVAVAGMVKAGKSTLLNAIIGEEIAPTDTGECTRIITWYRYAATPRITLHPVEGEPRLLPLTRVGGRLVFDLGGQRAEEVARLVVDWPAENLRALTLIDTPGIASLSTDVSARSTRFLTPEDAPSEADAVIYLMRHLHASDLLFLEAFHDTSAARSGTVNALAILSRADEVGAGRLDSLIAASRIADRYRADPSLRSLVLDVLPMAGLLAQSARTLRQAEYQVFVALAALDRTERDRTLISADRFVAGSAALGISTEDAAHLLDRFGMFGLRLGAALVRGGAGGATALAHELARRSGLDQLMTLVTRQFDARATALRARTALTGLEVILAAHPRDGAARLQAGVERITATAHEMTELKLLSALRAGRVPLPAPAVAEAERLVGGSGTAAADRLGLDAAADPGEVRSAALGRLHRWRLLAENPLTGRGAQEACQIVVRTCEELAVRAGAAPRVGGPDPAVAPVSVGSARP; the protein is encoded by the coding sequence GTGAGGGACAGCGGCGCCGTCGAAGCCCTCCTCGCGGACGCACTTCGGATCTACGACGACGACCCCGCGGTGCGTGCCGAGCTCGAGGGGTACGCGCGGCGCCTGCGCGAGCCGCTGCGCGTGGCCGTCGCCGGCATGGTCAAGGCCGGCAAGTCCACGCTCCTCAACGCGATCATCGGCGAGGAGATCGCCCCCACCGACACCGGGGAGTGCACGCGCATCATCACCTGGTACCGCTACGCGGCGACGCCCCGGATCACCCTGCATCCGGTGGAGGGCGAGCCGCGACTGCTGCCCCTCACCCGGGTGGGCGGGCGGCTCGTGTTCGACCTCGGCGGGCAGCGGGCGGAGGAGGTGGCGCGCCTCGTGGTCGACTGGCCGGCCGAGAACCTGCGCGCCCTGACGCTCATCGACACCCCGGGCATCGCCTCACTCTCCACGGACGTCTCCGCGCGCAGCACGCGGTTCCTCACCCCGGAGGACGCACCGTCCGAGGCCGACGCCGTCATCTACCTCATGCGGCACCTGCACGCCTCGGACCTGCTGTTCCTCGAGGCGTTCCACGACACCAGCGCCGCCCGCTCGGGCACCGTGAACGCGCTCGCCATCCTCTCGCGCGCGGACGAGGTGGGGGCGGGGCGGCTCGATTCGCTGATCGCCGCCTCCCGCATCGCCGACCGCTACCGGGCCGATCCGTCCCTCAGATCCCTGGTGCTCGACGTCCTCCCCATGGCCGGCCTGCTCGCCCAGAGCGCGCGGACCCTCCGGCAGGCGGAGTACCAGGTGTTCGTGGCGCTGGCTGCGCTGGACAGGACGGAGAGGGACCGCACCCTGATCTCCGCCGACCGCTTCGTCGCGGGCAGCGCCGCCCTCGGCATCTCGACGGAGGACGCGGCGCACCTGCTGGACCGGTTCGGGATGTTCGGGCTCCGTCTGGGCGCCGCGCTGGTGCGCGGCGGCGCCGGCGGTGCGACGGCGCTGGCCCACGAGCTGGCGCGTCGCAGCGGGCTCGACCAGCTGATGACGCTCGTGACGCGGCAGTTCGACGCGCGGGCCACCGCCCTGCGGGCCCGGACGGCGCTGACCGGGCTCGAGGTGATCCTCGCCGCGCACCCCCGCGACGGAGCCGCGCGGCTCCAGGCCGGCGTCGAGAGGATCACGGCCACCGCCCACGAGATGACCGAGCTGAAACTGCTGTCCGCGCTGCGTGCCGGCCGCGTCCCGCTGCCCGCACCTGCGGTGGCGGAGGCCGAGCGGCTCGTCGGAGGCTCCGGCACGGCCGCTGCGGACCGCCTCGGGCTGGACGCGGCCGCCGACCCCGGGGAGGTGCGGTCCGCCGCGCTCGGGCGGCTGCACCGGTGGCGCCTGCTGGCCGAGAACCCGCTCACCGGCCGAGGGGCACAGGAGGCGTGCCAGATCGTGGTGCGCACCTGCGAGGAACTGGCGGTCCGTGCGGGCGCCGCCCCCCGGGTGGGCGGACCGGACCCTGCGGTGGCGCCCGTCAGCGTCGGGAGTGCGCGTCCCTGA
- the glmU gene encoding bifunctional UDP-N-acetylglucosamine diphosphorylase/glucosamine-1-phosphate N-acetyltransferase GlmU, whose protein sequence is MSNQDETTHLGDGDVPAAVIVLAAGAGTRMKSRTPKILHPIGGISMIGHALRAARAIGPRELAVVVRHERDRVAEHVGSVDPEAVLIDQDELPGTGRAVQVALEGLDARTGSPLSGTVVVTYGDVPLLTPETLQELVAVHHGEANAVSVLTAVLEDPTGYGRIQRHEDGTVLAIVEHKDASPEQRAIREVNSGIYAFDADVLRRALTQVDASNAQGEMYLTDVLAIARADGGRVAAVVQEDRWQVEGANDRVQLAALGAELNRRVVGQWMLAGVTVVDPATTWIDSTVVLEEDVTILPGTQLHGETSVARDAVVGPDTTLTDVVVCEGAHVVRTHGSGARIGAGASVGPFTYLRPGTVLGEDGKIGAFYETKNVTIGRGSKLSHLGYAGDAEIGEYTNIGCGNITANYDGVNKHRTVIGSHVRTSSNTVFVAPVSVGDGAYTGAGAVVRQDIPSGSLAVNVAPQRNIADWVAKKRPGTASADAAGVAGTPPTEPPTSTPTEEKSTQA, encoded by the coding sequence GTGAGCAACCAGGACGAAACCACGCACCTCGGGGACGGCGACGTCCCGGCAGCCGTCATCGTCCTCGCCGCCGGCGCGGGCACCCGCATGAAGTCGCGGACCCCCAAGATCCTGCACCCCATCGGCGGGATCTCCATGATCGGCCACGCGCTGCGGGCCGCGCGCGCCATCGGGCCGCGGGAGCTCGCCGTCGTCGTCCGCCATGAGCGGGACCGCGTGGCGGAGCACGTGGGCAGCGTGGATCCCGAGGCCGTCCTGATCGACCAGGACGAGCTGCCGGGCACCGGGCGCGCCGTCCAGGTGGCGCTCGAGGGCCTCGACGCCCGGACCGGGAGCCCGCTGAGCGGCACCGTCGTGGTCACCTACGGCGATGTCCCGCTGCTCACACCCGAGACCCTGCAGGAGCTCGTGGCCGTCCACCACGGCGAGGCCAACGCCGTCTCCGTCCTCACCGCGGTCCTCGAGGACCCCACCGGGTACGGGCGCATCCAGCGCCACGAGGACGGCACCGTCCTCGCGATCGTGGAGCACAAGGATGCCTCGCCCGAGCAGCGGGCCATCCGTGAGGTCAACTCCGGCATCTACGCCTTCGACGCCGACGTCCTGCGGCGGGCCCTGACGCAAGTCGATGCGTCGAACGCGCAGGGCGAGATGTACCTGACGGACGTCCTCGCCATCGCGCGGGCCGACGGCGGCCGCGTCGCCGCCGTGGTGCAGGAGGACCGCTGGCAGGTCGAGGGCGCCAATGACCGCGTGCAGCTCGCCGCGCTCGGCGCCGAACTCAACCGCCGCGTCGTCGGGCAGTGGATGCTGGCCGGGGTCACGGTCGTGGACCCGGCCACCACCTGGATCGATTCCACCGTGGTCCTCGAGGAGGACGTCACCATCCTGCCCGGCACGCAGCTCCACGGGGAGACCTCCGTGGCGCGCGACGCCGTGGTGGGCCCGGACACCACGCTGACCGACGTCGTCGTCTGCGAGGGCGCGCATGTGGTGCGCACGCACGGCAGCGGCGCGCGCATCGGCGCCGGCGCGAGCGTGGGCCCCTTCACCTACCTGCGCCCCGGCACGGTCCTGGGTGAGGACGGCAAGATCGGGGCGTTCTACGAGACGAAGAACGTGACGATCGGGCGCGGTTCCAAGCTGTCCCACCTCGGGTACGCCGGTGACGCCGAGATCGGCGAGTACACGAACATCGGCTGCGGCAACATCACCGCCAACTACGACGGCGTGAACAAGCACCGCACGGTCATCGGCTCCCACGTCCGCACCAGCTCCAACACGGTCTTCGTGGCCCCGGTGAGCGTGGGCGACGGCGCCTACACCGGCGCCGGAGCCGTGGTCCGCCAGGACATCCCGTCGGGCTCCCTCGCCGTGAACGTCGCACCCCAGCGGAACATCGCCGACTGGGTGGCCAAGAAGCGGCCCGGCACCGCCTCCGCCGATGCCGCGGGCGTCGCCGGCACGCCGCCCACAGAACCCCCCACGAGTACCCCCACCGAAGAGAAGAGCACTCAGGCATGA
- a CDS encoding ribose-phosphate diphosphokinase — translation MSEITAHGEKKLVLASGRAHPELAEEIASWLGTELLPVSAYDFANGEIYVRSGESVRGTDVFVIQAHPAPLNNWLMEQLIMIDSLKRASAKRITVVSPFYPYARQDKKGRGREPISARLVADLYKTAGANRLMSVDLHTSQIQGFFDGPVDHLMAIPLLADYIRSRVDADNVTVVSPDTGRVRVAEQWAERLGGAPLAFVHKSRDLTVPNQAVSKQVVGQVEGRTCVLIDDMIDTGGTISGAVQVLKNAGAKDVIIAATHAVFSEPASRRLAESGAREVVVTNTLPIPSEKRFPQLTVLSIAPLIARAIREVFDDGSVTSLFDGNA, via the coding sequence ATGAGCGAGATCACCGCACACGGCGAGAAGAAGCTGGTCCTGGCCTCGGGGCGCGCGCACCCGGAGCTGGCGGAGGAGATCGCTTCCTGGCTGGGCACCGAGCTGCTGCCGGTCTCGGCCTACGACTTCGCCAACGGCGAGATCTACGTGCGGTCGGGGGAGAGTGTCCGAGGCACGGACGTCTTCGTGATCCAGGCGCACCCCGCCCCCCTGAACAACTGGCTGATGGAACAGCTCATCATGATCGACTCCCTGAAGCGGGCCTCGGCCAAGCGGATCACCGTGGTCTCGCCGTTCTACCCCTACGCCCGCCAGGACAAGAAGGGCAGGGGGCGCGAGCCCATCTCGGCCCGCCTCGTCGCGGACCTCTACAAGACGGCCGGCGCCAACCGGCTCATGTCCGTGGACCTGCACACCTCCCAGATCCAGGGCTTCTTCGATGGGCCCGTGGACCACCTCATGGCCATCCCGCTGCTGGCGGACTACATCCGTTCGCGCGTCGACGCCGACAACGTCACCGTCGTCTCGCCGGACACCGGCCGGGTCCGCGTGGCCGAGCAGTGGGCGGAGCGCCTCGGCGGAGCCCCCCTCGCCTTCGTGCACAAGAGCCGCGACCTCACCGTCCCCAACCAGGCCGTCTCCAAGCAGGTCGTGGGGCAGGTGGAGGGTCGCACCTGCGTGCTGATCGACGACATGATCGACACCGGGGGCACCATCTCCGGCGCCGTGCAGGTGCTCAAGAACGCGGGCGCCAAGGATGTCATCATCGCCGCCACGCATGCGGTATTCTCGGAGCCGGCATCACGCCGGCTCGCCGAATCCGGTGCCCGTGAGGTCGTGGTCACCAACACGCTGCCCATTCCCTCGGAGAAGCGGTTCCCGCAGTTGACGGTGCTGTCCATCGCCCCGCTGATCGCGCGGGCCATCCGCGAGGTGTTCGACGACGGCTCGGTCACCAGCCTGTTCGACGGCAACGCCTGA
- a CDS encoding LuxR C-terminal-related transcriptional regulator, which translates to MAANGQGVSVARSIPPEGPGLTPAPDEAPSFVGRADILAAVEEALTAPGSVGAVLVGEAGVGKTAVVQQVLSSSATALYVLRIRGARGFRDQAYRPVNFLLTELEADVVEHPVMVLRAVADFLNQQARGRRVVLAVDNVEYLDASSAALIGQLVLGGTASVLLTAQDFAAADPQFAGLWRDGSLRRLDLAPFDALEARAFAAAELHGAVSAEAAALLYRMSGGNARFLQASIRAVRGRSVVRHGETWVLLPGSIPVPTEIAEAVQLILEELPPGQQEIAHVVALAGCLPLSVTQSITGSADLDALQTAGLVAVRHGEQECVEFRDPVIGAGTAASLSALHAGELYDKWVEGAVLGDLLDPERHTQWLLKCQRPVPAGLSLAAARSAKRAGRYSTAVEYAELGDAHRSSAAAAVERLRALTFTGRFQDAGNALLLAAPLLDDAPAAEAVPLLLAGVFLRHRLGLGGVDEALDEAAERLESDATVDPGERARLRADIVIARAEVASLEGRFVEARDLVLSLRSDGAPLGRDQGIAGDVLLAEAWAMLEDQLDALQLADALADRLQEPDVASRTRELAYLRLIAVYSATGSWEQGSRKLRLAEGDSGTVLHSSAVQMALGLVRGRYGTPEDALAVLTPAFDQLRVGDPQRVLPLAATAIAYCHAMSDNIKAAIPLLVHAEPTAGDPWLVRRVASQLQLLSVGLREAKPDAARQLQAMGRSDRERGASLFALSAFTSAVRLGSTGSLTELSEVAARVQGPYAHLCETFAKGVSHRDAEVLLQAMDLAAAGGDQNFGRDAARSALHAARALGDKSTVREVQHRARRVLADLDAGGPTSQLDCLTPREAEIAQLAVSGLMNREIAEAMCVSVRTIEGHLYQIYSKLHVSSRSQLAELFPAPLG; encoded by the coding sequence ATGGCTGCGAACGGCCAGGGCGTGTCAGTTGCTCGCTCCATTCCGCCCGAGGGCCCCGGTCTGACACCTGCTCCGGACGAGGCCCCCTCCTTCGTGGGGCGCGCGGACATCCTCGCGGCGGTCGAGGAGGCCCTGACCGCCCCGGGATCGGTCGGCGCCGTGCTCGTGGGGGAGGCCGGGGTCGGCAAGACCGCCGTGGTGCAGCAGGTGCTCTCCTCCAGTGCGACAGCCCTGTACGTGCTCCGCATCCGGGGGGCCCGGGGCTTCCGGGACCAGGCCTACCGGCCCGTCAACTTCCTCCTCACGGAGCTCGAGGCGGACGTCGTCGAGCATCCCGTGATGGTGCTCCGCGCCGTGGCGGACTTCCTCAACCAGCAGGCGCGCGGGCGCCGCGTGGTCCTCGCCGTGGACAACGTCGAGTACCTCGATGCGTCCTCGGCAGCCCTGATCGGGCAGCTCGTGCTCGGCGGGACCGCCAGTGTGCTGCTGACGGCCCAGGACTTCGCCGCGGCGGACCCCCAGTTCGCGGGCCTCTGGCGGGACGGCTCCCTGCGCCGGCTGGATCTCGCGCCGTTCGACGCCCTGGAGGCGCGGGCCTTCGCGGCGGCCGAGCTGCACGGGGCGGTGAGCGCCGAGGCCGCGGCGCTGCTGTACCGCATGAGCGGTGGCAACGCGCGCTTCCTCCAGGCCTCGATCCGGGCGGTCCGCGGGCGCAGCGTGGTGCGGCACGGGGAGACCTGGGTGCTCCTGCCGGGCAGCATCCCCGTCCCCACGGAGATCGCCGAGGCGGTCCAGCTCATCCTCGAGGAACTGCCTCCCGGGCAGCAGGAGATCGCCCACGTCGTCGCACTGGCCGGGTGTCTACCCCTCTCCGTCACGCAGTCCATCACCGGCAGCGCGGACCTGGATGCACTCCAGACCGCCGGCCTGGTCGCGGTGAGGCACGGCGAGCAGGAGTGCGTCGAGTTCCGGGACCCCGTGATCGGCGCGGGTACGGCTGCGTCCCTGTCGGCCCTGCACGCCGGCGAGCTATACGACAAGTGGGTCGAGGGCGCCGTGCTCGGTGACCTGCTCGATCCCGAGCGACATACCCAGTGGCTGCTGAAGTGCCAGCGGCCGGTCCCGGCAGGGCTCTCGCTCGCCGCCGCGCGCTCGGCGAAGCGCGCCGGCAGGTACAGCACCGCCGTCGAGTACGCCGAGCTCGGCGATGCCCACCGCTCCTCGGCGGCCGCCGCCGTCGAGCGCCTCCGCGCCCTCACCTTCACCGGCCGTTTCCAGGACGCCGGCAACGCGCTGCTGCTCGCCGCTCCGCTGCTCGACGACGCGCCGGCAGCGGAGGCCGTGCCGCTGCTCCTCGCCGGCGTCTTCCTGCGCCACCGCCTCGGGCTGGGCGGGGTGGACGAGGCACTCGACGAAGCCGCGGAGCGCCTGGAGTCCGACGCCACCGTCGACCCGGGGGAGCGCGCCCGGCTCCGGGCCGACATCGTGATCGCCCGCGCAGAGGTCGCCTCGCTGGAGGGCCGGTTCGTCGAGGCGCGGGATCTGGTGCTGTCCCTCCGCTCGGACGGCGCCCCGCTGGGCCGGGACCAGGGCATCGCCGGCGACGTCCTGCTGGCCGAGGCGTGGGCCATGCTGGAGGACCAGCTGGACGCGCTCCAGCTCGCCGATGCCCTCGCGGACCGCCTGCAGGAGCCCGACGTCGCCTCGCGTACCCGGGAACTCGCCTACCTGCGCCTGATCGCCGTCTACAGCGCCACCGGCTCCTGGGAGCAGGGCTCCCGCAAGCTCCGCCTCGCGGAGGGCGACAGCGGCACGGTGCTCCACAGTTCGGCCGTGCAGATGGCCCTGGGGCTCGTCCGTGGCCGGTACGGGACGCCGGAGGACGCCCTGGCGGTCCTGACACCGGCCTTCGATCAGCTGCGGGTCGGCGACCCGCAGCGCGTGCTGCCCCTCGCCGCCACGGCCATCGCCTACTGCCATGCCATGAGCGACAACATCAAGGCCGCGATCCCACTCCTGGTGCACGCGGAGCCGACGGCGGGTGATCCCTGGCTGGTGCGCCGGGTCGCGTCCCAGCTGCAGCTGCTCAGTGTGGGGCTGCGCGAGGCGAAGCCCGATGCCGCGCGGCAGCTGCAGGCCATGGGGCGCAGCGACAGGGAACGCGGCGCATCCCTGTTCGCGCTGTCCGCGTTCACGAGTGCTGTGCGGCTCGGCAGCACCGGGTCCCTGACGGAGCTCTCCGAGGTCGCCGCCCGCGTGCAGGGACCCTACGCCCACCTGTGCGAGACGTTCGCGAAGGGCGTGAGCCACCGTGATGCAGAGGTGCTCCTGCAGGCCATGGATCTCGCCGCCGCGGGTGGGGACCAGAACTTCGGGCGGGATGCCGCCCGCTCGGCCCTCCACGCGGCGCGGGCCCTGGGGGACAAGTCGACGGTGCGCGAGGTCCAGCATCGGGCCCGGCGCGTCCTGGCCGACCTCGACGCCGGCGGGCCCACCTCCCAGCTCGACTGCCTCACCCCGCGGGAGGCGGAGATCGCCCAGCTGGCGGTGAGCGGCCTCATGAACCGGGAGATCGCCGAGGCCATGTGCGTGTCCGTGCGGACCATCGAGGGGCACCTGTACCAGATCTACTCGAAACTGCACGTGTCCTCACGCTCCCAGCTCGCAGAGCTGTTCCCGGCACCGCTCGGATGA